In Arachis hypogaea cultivar Tifrunner chromosome 17, arahy.Tifrunner.gnm2.J5K5, whole genome shotgun sequence, a single window of DNA contains:
- the LOC112763850 gene encoding probable indole-3-pyruvate monooxygenase YUCCA11, translating into MQIIEVPVVIVGAGPAGIATAGCLNKLRISNIVLERDDCPVSLWRKRAYDRLKLHLGKDFCSLPHYPFPSDFPNFVPRVDFLRYIDSYIAHFNISINYNCSVDSAFIDQSNGKWRLLVTNNSSGADKIYEAEFLVVASGENSEEYIPNIKGLENYQGESMHCSKYLNGREMYKKNVLVVGCGNSGMEIAYDLSTWGAYTSIVVRSQVHYFTKEMVYAGMLMLKHFMVDKVDKMMVLMSKLKYGNMFKYGLTRPKEGPFALKIKGGTTPTIDVGCIEKIKKGKVKVYPGISSIKEGKVVKFVDGQHAHFDAIIFATGYKTNVLKWLKDYKNLFNENGMPKPSYPNHWKGEHGIYSAGFSKRGLEGISFDAKKIANDINFTLTSRVNQITS; encoded by the exons atgcaGATTATTGAAGTACCTGTTGTGATTGTAGGTGCAGGACCAGCTGGAATAGCAACCGCAGGGTGCCTCAACAAACTCAGAATCTCTAACATTGTTCTTGAAAGAGATGATTGCCCTGTTTCTCTTTGGAGGAAAAGAGCCTATGATCGTTTGAAACTACACTTAGGAAAAGACTTTTGTAGCCTTCCACATTATCCTTTTCCTTCTGACTTTCCCAATTTTGTCCCTAGGGTTGATTTCTTGCGCTACATTGACTCTTACATCGCGCATTTCAACATTTCCATCAACTACAACTGCTCTGTTGACTCTGCTTTCATTGACCAAAGCAATGGAAAGTGGAGGCTCCTTGTTACCAACAACTCTTCCGGTGCCGACAAGATCTATGAAGCGGAGTTTCTGGTGGTTGCGAGTGGAGAGAATAGTGAAGAGTACATCCCAAACATTAAAGGACTTGAGAACTATCAAGGAGAGTCCATGCATTGTAGCAAGTATTTGAATGGGAGAGAAATGTACAAGAAGAATGTTTTGGTTGTTGGATGTGGCAATTCTGGCATGGAAATTGCTTATGATCTTTCAACTTGGGGTGCATATACCTCTATTGTCGTCAGAAGTCAG GTGCATTATTTTACTAAGGAAATGGTGTATGCGGGTATGTTGATGCTGAAACACTTCATGGTGGATAAAGTGGACAAGATGATGGTTCTTATGAGCAAATTGAAGTATGGGAATATGTTTAAGTATGGTTTGACGAGGCCAAAGGAGGGACCTTTTGCACTCAAAATAAAAGGTGGTACTACTCCTACCATTGATGTTGGTTGTATAGAAAAGATTAAGAAGGGAAAAGTGAAg GTTTATCCTGGTATTTCAAGTATCAAGGAAGGAAAAGTAGTTAAATTTGTTGATGGACAACATGCTCATTTCGATGCAATCATCTTTGCTACTGGATACAAAACCAATGTGCTGAAGTGGCTTAAG GATTACAAGAATCTATTCAATGAGAATGGAATGCCAAAACCAAGTTACCCAAATCATTGGAAAGGAGAACATGGAATTTACAGTGCTGGATTTTCGAAAAGAGGATTAGAAGGCATCTCATTTGATGCGAAGAAAATAGCAAATGATATCAACTTCACTTTGACTTCAAGGGTCAATCAAATTACATCTTAG